In the Setaria italica strain Yugu1 chromosome VI, Setaria_italica_v2.0, whole genome shotgun sequence genome, one interval contains:
- the LOC101754512 gene encoding germin-like protein 12-2, with protein sequence MASSTTFLVLTALLALLSWQAIASDPSPLQDFCVADKDSHVRVNGFVCKDPKDVKADDFFLAANLDKPRDTTVSKVGSNVTLINVMRIPGLNTLGISLARIDYAPLGENPPHTHPRATEILTVLEGTLYVGFVTSNQDNKLFTKTLNKGDVFVFPEGLIHFQFNPCPDKPAVAIAALSSQNPGAITIANAVFGSKPPISDDVLAKAFQVEKKTVDWLQAQFWSDNHN encoded by the exons atggcctcctccaccacctttcTTGTTCTGACCGCTCTTCTTGCACTGCTCTCATGGCAAGCGATTGCTTCGGACCCAAGCCCTCTGCAGGATTTCTGCGTTGCTGACAAGGATTCTCATG TGCGTGTCAATGGATTTGTGTGCAAAGACCCGAAGGACGTCAAGGCAGATGACTTCTTCCTAGCAGCCAACCTCGACAAGCCAAGGGACACGACAGTTAGCAAGGTTGGGTCCAATGTGACCTTGATCAATGTCATGCGGATCCCTGGCCTCAACACCCTTGGAATCTCCCTAGCACGCATTGACTATGCTCCACTAGGCGAAAACCCTCCTCACACACACCCTCGTGCTACTGAGATCCTAACAGTGTTGGAAGGCACACTCTATGTGGGATTCGTGACATCGAACCAAGATAACAAGCTGTTCACCAAAACGCTCAACAAGGGTGATGTGTTCGTATTCCCAGAAGGGCTCATCCACTTCCAATTCAACCCTTGCCCTGACAAGCCAGCAGTTGCAATTGCTGCACTTAGTAGCCAGAACCCTGGTGCTATTACCATTGCCAATGCTGTTTTCGGATCAAAGCCACCGATCTCAGATGACGTCCTAGCCAAGGCATTTCAAGTGGAGAAGAAGACTGTAGACTGGCTCCAAGCTCAGTTCTGGAGTGACAACCACAACTAA
- the LOC101754119 gene encoding putative germin-like protein 12-4, giving the protein MASSNFFLLTVLLALAASGAIASDPSPLQDFCVADKDTHVRVNGLPCKDVKDVKVDDFFLAANLDKPGDTTKSKVKSNVTLINAMKLPGLNTLGISMARIDYAPQGQNPPHTHPRATEILTVLEGSLYVGFVTSNPDNKFFSKMLNKGDVFVFPQGLIHFQFNPSYDKPAVAIAALSSQNPGAITISNAVFGSKPPIADDVLAKAFQVDKKVVDWLQAQFWEDNHN; this is encoded by the exons ATGGCCTCCTCCAACTTCTTTCTTCTCACCGTTCTTCTCGCCTTGGCCGCTTCCGGTGCCATAGCATCGGATCCCAGTCCTCTCCAGGACTTCTGTGTCGCCGACAAAGACACGCATG TACGTGTCAACGGGTTGCCCTGCAAGGATGTGAAGGATGTTAAGGTCGATGACTTCTTCCTAGCAGCCAACCTTGACAAGCCTGGGGACACGACGAAGAGCAAGGTCAAGTCCAACGTCACGTTGATCAATGCGATGAAGCTCCCAGGTCTCAACACCCTCGGCATCTCCATGGCGAGGATTGACTATGCTCCTCAAGGACAGAACCCTCCACACACTCACCCCCGTGCCACGGAGATCCTAACAGTTCTTGAAGGTTCACTCTACGTTGGTTTTGTCACGTCTAACCCGGACAACAAGTTTTTCAGTAAGATGCTCAACAAGGGAGACGTTTTTGTGTTCCCGCAAGGCCTGATCCACTTTCAGTTCAATCCAAGTTATGACAAGCCAGCGGTTGCCATCGCGGCACTAAGCAGCCAGAACCCTGGGGCTATTACCATTTCTAATGCAGTGTTTGGGTCGAAACCACCGATTGCGGATGATGTTCTTGCCAAGGCGTTTCAGGTGGACAAGAAGGTTGTGGATTGGCTCCAAGCTCAGTTTTGGGAGGACAACCACAACTAA
- the LOC101753713 gene encoding putative germin-like protein 12-4, with the protein MASSNLLLHFVLLALIACGAMASDHGPLQDFCVADKYSPVRVNGLPCKDVKDVKVDDFFLAANLDKPGDTTKSKVKSNVTLINAMKLPGLNTLGISMARIDYAPQGQNPPHTHPRATEILTVLEGSLYVGFVTSNPDNKFFSKMLNKGDVFVFPQGLIHFQFNPSYDKPAVAIAALSSQNPGAITISNAVFGSKPPIADDVLAKAFQVDKKVVDWLQAQFWEDNHN; encoded by the exons ATGGCCTCCTCCAACTTGCTTCTTCACTTTGTTCTTCTTGCCTTGATCGCTTGTGGGGCCATGGCTTCGGATCACGGTCCTCTCCAGGACTTCTGCGTCGCAGACAAATACTCGCCTG TACGTGTCAACGGGTTACCCTGCAAGGATGTGAAGGATGTTAAGGTCGATGACTTCTTCCTAGCAGCCAACCTTGACAAGCCTGGGGACACGACGAAGAGCAAGGTCAAGTCCAACGTCACGTTGATCAATGCGATGAAGCTCCCAGGTCTCAACACCCTCGGCATCTCCATGGCAAGGATTGACTATGCTCCTCAAGGACAGAACCCTCCACACACTCACCCCCGTGCCACGGAGATCCTAACAGTTCTTGAAGGTTCACTCTACGTTGGTTTTGTCACGTCTAACCCGGACAACAAGTTTTTCAGTAAGATGCTCAACAAGGGAGACGTTTTTGTGTTCCCGCAAGGCCTGATCCACTTTCAGTTCAATCCAAGTTATGACAAGCCAGCGGTTGCCATCGCGGCACTAAGCAGCCAGAACCCTGGGGCTATTACCATTTCTAATGCAGTGTTTGGATCGAAACCACCGATTGCGGATGATGTTCTTGCCAAGGCGTTTCAGGTGGACAAGAAGGTTGTGGATTGGCTCCAAGCTCAGTTTTGGGAGGACAACCACAACTAA
- the LOC101754789 gene encoding fatty acid desaturase 4, chloroplastic gives MSSSASAPLSQAESATRTTPTMSSTAASNDVIPDELRSTWPQRAWTLAGSAAILASFLTTARLVGASGSAGADLLAAAMAAFAGYSLADLATGVYHWFIDNYGGAGTPILGAQIVAFQDHHLHPSAITRLEPCNNLHVVAGAVAVALPAVGAALSAARAHAAAHACACAFAACVVLSVQFHAWAHERRPSRLPPGVAALQAAGVLVSRPQHAEHHRPPYNTNYCTVSGMWNRVLDGCKVFEALEKVIYLATGVKPRSWRGDEDVK, from the coding sequence ATGTCGAGTTCTGCGTCGGCACCGCTGAGCCAGGCTGAGTCGGCAACTCGGACGACGCCGACAATGTCGTCGACTGCTGCGTCCAACGACGTTATTCCGGACGAGCTGCGGTCGACGTGGCCGCAGCGCGCGTGGACGCTGGCCGGCTCGGCAGCCATCCTCGCCTCCTTCCTCACGACAGCGCGCCTCGTCGGGGCCTCCggctccgccggcgccgacctgctcgccgcggcgatggcggcctTCGCCGGCTACTCCCTTGCCGACCTCGCCACGGGGGTGTACCACTGGTTCATCGACAACTACGGCGGCGCGGGTACACCCATCCTCGGCGCGCAGATCGTCGCGTTCCaggaccaccacctccacccctCCGCCATCACGCGCCTGGAGCCCTGCAACAACCTGCATGTGGtcgccggcgcggtggcggtCGCGCTGCCGGCCGTGGgcgccgcgctctccgccgcgcgcgcccatGCGGCGGCGCACGCGTGCGCCTGCGCGTTCGCGGCGTGCGTCGTGCTGAGCGTGCAGTTCCACGCGTGGGCGCACGAGAGGCGGCCGTCGAGGCTGCCGCCCGGCGTCGCGGCGCTGCAGGCCGCCGGCGTGCTCGTGTCGCGGCCGCAGCACGCCGAGCACCACCGCCCGCCGTACAACACCAACTACTGCACCGTCAGCGGCATGTGGAACCGGGTGCTCGACGGATGCAAGGTGTTCGAGGCCCTGGAGAAGGTGATCTACCTTGCTACAGGTGTCAAGCCGCGGTCGTGGCGTGGGGATGAAGATGTGAAATAA